One window of Caldalkalibacillus uzonensis genomic DNA carries:
- a CDS encoding TlpA family protein disulfide reductase: MDQVLLYSNILLWLTQAVVFFSLFLLFRQFGEVYLSTGEGISRDGIPIGDTIPQFQGVSYPAGKVTTPIQQYDKPTLLAFVSPRCKACEQLLPAWNAAHEAFHDRIHFVIIGLGEKEEFERWLMDRTLQGQLVLDPGRHIFSLCKVRVTPFAFIIDEQGVVRGKGLCNHEGHLKTLLSTLEGEPRDGMIDRETSDHTSENKPAG, translated from the coding sequence ATGGACCAGGTATTATTATACTCCAACATTCTTTTATGGCTGACTCAGGCCGTCGTTTTCTTTTCGCTGTTCTTGCTTTTCAGGCAGTTTGGTGAGGTTTACTTAAGTACAGGGGAAGGCATTTCCAGAGACGGGATTCCAATCGGCGACACCATCCCGCAGTTTCAAGGGGTTTCTTATCCTGCTGGAAAGGTGACAACACCAATCCAACAGTATGATAAACCCACCCTGCTTGCTTTTGTCTCGCCAAGATGTAAGGCCTGTGAACAGCTGCTGCCCGCATGGAACGCAGCCCATGAAGCTTTTCATGATCGGATTCATTTTGTGATAATCGGGCTGGGAGAGAAGGAAGAATTTGAACGGTGGCTGATGGACCGGACGCTGCAGGGGCAACTTGTCCTTGATCCCGGCAGACACATTTTCTCTTTGTGTAAGGTGCGGGTCACCCCGTTTGCTTTTATCATCGATGAACAGGGTGTTGTGCGGGGCAAAGGGTTATGCAATCACGAGGGTCATCTTAAAACATTGCTCAGCACTCTTGAAGGTGAGCCGAGGGATGGCATGATTGACAGGGAGACCAGTGATCATACGTCGGAAAATAAACCTGCGGGTTGA